Proteins encoded together in one Amblyomma americanum isolate KBUSLIRL-KWMA chromosome 1, ASM5285725v1, whole genome shotgun sequence window:
- the LOC144105879 gene encoding histone-lysine N-methyltransferase PRDM9-like: MGVFTLKALPKGLHFGPYHGVKVDCIEYGGCTWPVRRCAEFFVVDGRQQERYHWMNNVNYSPSKRRQNLVAVLFNGNIYYRTLKNVGPGEEPLVGYSTSFAESLLGNPRGRGALKEEDVNIVPLHSLFLACENCGDLFSTQHNLEMHTRRKHWHSTHGILRCT, translated from the exons ATGGGAGTGTTCACGTTGAAGGCGCTGCCCAAGGGACTGCACTTCGGCCCGTATCACGGAGTCAAGGTGGACTGCATCGAATATGGCGGCTGCACCTGGCCG GTGCGCCGATGTGCAGAGTTCTTCGTGGTAGACGGCCGCCAACAAGAGCGCTACCACTGGATGAACAACGTCAACTACTCGCCCAGCAAGCGCAGACAAAACCTCGTGGCCGTGCTCTTCAACGGAAATATCTACTACCGCACACTAAAGAACGTCGGCCCCGGCGAAGAACCGCTCGTTGGATATTCAACGTCGTTCGCCGAAAGTTTGCTGGGGAACCCAAGAGGACGAGGTGCATTGAAAGAAG AGGACGTCAACATTGTTCCCTTACACAGCCTGTTCCTCGCCTGTGAGAATTGCGGTGACCTCTTCTCTACGCAGCACAACTTGGAAATGCATACCCGGCGGAAACACTGGCATAGCACCCACGGAATCCTCCGCTGCACGTAA